The following is a genomic window from Sphingobacterium spiritivorum.
CCCTCCTACATTTGCCTGTTGCAAAAACTGATACACCTCAGGTCCCGGACCGTACTGGTTGCGGTAACTGAGACTCGACCAGGAGCCAAAATGTGCACTTTGATCAGCAGCTGAAAAGGCCAGTTCAAAGACGGATTCCTTTGTATTAAGTCCGCCCAGAATAGTTGACCAGGGCACCAGTTCGTAATTTGTATTTCCAATTACCTTTGTTGCATACTCAATTGCCTTATCCCAGTTTTCCTGATAGAGATATACCTTTGCTTTCAGCGCATATACAGTATTCTTAGTGACGCGATTCCGGTCTACAGTGGCAGGCAAAAGAGTTTCTGCCTGATCCAGATCTTTCAATACCTGTGCATAGACCGTTTTTTGATCGCTTTGCTTCACACCGCTGAAATCAGACGGAGATTTGGTCGCCTGCAATACGACCGGGATATTACCCCATGCTTTTGCCAGATCAAAGAAGGCTAACGCGCGCAGGAAATGTGCCTCTCCTGTGAATTTATTTCTTGCATCTGCGGTAATAGATTCACTACTCAGCGCAGCTACTTTCTCAATCACATTATTGGCGCCATTCACGACCTTATAGATATCGTACCATACATTATTGATCAAGGTATTATCCGGACGGTATTCGTGTACGGGAAAGGCATTGTAATAATTGAGTGTACCGACCCAGATGTGGTCACCACCGGACAGATAAGCCATCGCAGCGTAACCGTCACCTCCATAATACAGACGTGACTGCAGCGCACTGTAAACTCCTAAAACAGCCGTTTCTGCCGTATTTTGATCTACCACAATGGCATTGCCTGAAATAGATTGTGTGGGATCAACATTCAGAAAATAATCCGAGCAACTACTAAGTCCGGATAATAAAGTCGTTCCCAGAAGCAGGTATATTATATATTGATATTGTGTTTTCATTTTAAATATATTGATGATCAAATCGTAAGAAAAACCGTTGATTATAAAGTAAGGTTGACACCAAACTGATAGACACGGGCATGTGGAGGCATAGAGAAATCCAGCCCCTGTACAGTCGCTCCGGCCTGACTTTGCGCTACATTGACTTCCGGATCGGGCCCGCTGTAACCTGTAAAAGTCAGCAGATTCGTCGCATTGAAATATACTCCCAGTTTTTTGATAACAGTTTGCTTTCCAAGCAATGCTGTCGGAAAGGTATAGCCTATATTGATATATTTCAGACGGATAAAGGAAGCATCTTCCAGAAATCGGCTGCTTTCATAATTGTGATTGTAACTTCCGTCCGGATTTTGCAAAGTTGTGATACGCGGAATATCCGTCACATCCCCCGGTTCCTGCCAGCTGCGAAGCATGCTGGATAACATGGACCAGGAAGTCCCTCTGCTCCCTGCGTGTTCCTGAAAATAACGGTTCATGTTAAACACCTTATTTCCCTGAGAAAAGTAGAAGTTAAATGCAAATGAAAAATTCTTGTAGCTCAACTGATTGGTCAGGCTTCCGTAAATGGCTGGCCATGCATCGCCTACGATCTGACGGTCATCTACCGTGATCTTTCCGTCTCCGGTACGGGAATCATCGTATACCGCATTTCCGGTCTGTGTATCTACATACAATTGTTTATACAGCCAGAAAGAATACAAGGGATATCCCTCTTCTATCCGTACCCAGTCTCTGTTATATTGGGTAAAGGATTTGGATAATTTTTCAACCTTATTCTTGTTATGAGAGATATTGAATGTCGTATTCCACTGAAAATGATCATTGGTAATATTCAATGTCTTCAGTTCGATTTCAAATCCCTTATTACTGATTTCTCCAAAATTCTGATAAGAAGAACTGAATCCGGTCTTCGCCGGAGTCGGCACTTCCAACAGCAGATCTTTGGTATACTTATTATAAAGATCCACATTCAGACTTACACGTCTGTCGAACAACGAGGTTTCCAGTCCTACATTCCACTGCCGGGTGGTTTCCCATTTCAGATTTTCATTACCAAGCTGTGTAGGCGCTACCCCCGGTTTATCCAGATAGTTGTTACCGCCGGTCCAGAGCAGTTGAGAGGAGAAGTCCGGAATCCCCTGATTCCCGGTCCATCCGATACTACCTTTCAGCTGTAAAGTATTGATAAATGAAAGATTCTGACGCAAAAAATCCTCTTTCGCTATATTCCATGCTGCACCTACAGAAGGAAATGTCGCCCAGCGATTGTTCGCTCCGAACCGTGAAGATGCATCTGTACGTACATTCGCATCTAAGCTATACCGATCTTTAAACGTATAGTTGACACCACCGAAATAGGAGATCAGTCCATTATATAACCTGCCGGTAGCTGAGGCTGTAGTGACCGCTGCTGAAGAGATCGTTGTAAACTGCGTACTTGGATAATTGGTACCTGTCAGCGAGGCACGGCTTATAAAACCGCGTTGCAATGTATTGCCAAGGAAAACAGAAAGAAAGTGTTCCTTATCGGATAACGGAATATAATTCAGCAACTGTTCAGCGACCCATGTTGTTTCAGTAGAAAGTACATCACGTCCGCTTCCGTTTGTAGCCAGACCCTGATTAAGATTGGCATTGTAATAGATCACTTCATTGTAAGAATTATCATCCAGACTGAAAGACGATTTAAAACTCAGGTTTTTCAATATATTCCATTTTGCAAATACATTACCGATCAGGTGTTTGCCATACGCATGGCTATTGCTATTTTCCAGCAATACATACGGATTATTGAAGCGCTCGCCTCTGTTGTAGGTTCCGTCCGCATTAAACAAAGGAGTCAATGTCGGCGTGTGTAATCCGGTATTGGTAATACCTCCGGTATCCCCTGTCGGTACGGTCTCCCGTTCGGTACTGCTGTAAGCTATGCTTGTCCCGATGGAAAGAGCCGAACTAATCTGATGGTCCAGATTGGTACGGAAGGAGAGTCGGTTAAAATCCTGTAATTTGAGGATAGATGGTTGTTTGGTATATTCTCCACTCAGGAAGAAAGAAGTCTTCTCTCCTCCTCCGGCAACAGAAAGGTTGTGTGTGGTCTGTACCGGATCCCGGAAAATAAGACTCAATCTGTCGTAGGTTCCCTGATCTTCCGGATTGCCGGCTCCACCTTCACTTAGCGGACGGTAAGGTCGTGTTTCATAACTCTTACCATCATTGATCCACTGCTGATTCAGAATGGAAGCATGCTCCGGCCCTGTTACAAGACTCCATACCTTGGGCGTAGTAGCCTTACCGATTACAGAGTTAAGATTGATGCGGGTAGCTGCATTGCGTTTTCCTCTTTTAGTAGTGACTATAATAACTCCGTTTGCACCACGGGAGCCATACATAGCCGTAGCATTTGCATCTTTGAAAACTTCGATAGATTCAATATCCGCAGGATTGATATCGGCCAGCGGATTGATATTCTGTCCTCCGGCATTTACATTCTGCAGGGATCTGCTATTGATAAATACACCGTCAATAATGTACAGCGGATCATTATTTGCATTGATGGAAGTTGCTCCGCGCAGCCTTACTAATGCGGAACCGCCCTCGACACCGGAAGCCGAAGCAATCTGCAAACCCGGAGCCAGGCCCTGAATCTTCTCACTTAGACTGACGCCTCCCTGAAATTCCAGCGCCTTGCCTTTAACCTCGGTAATAGCGCCTGTTTCGGAAGAACGACGCTTTTGCGCATATCCCACAACAACGACCTCATCCAGTTGATCCTGATTTTGAGATAAGACAATAACTGCAGGAGAAGAGCGTATCACCACTTTACGTTTGGTATACCCGACCACGCTTACAATCACTGTTGCAGGAAGTTTCTGGCCCGTGACCAGTTTAAAATTTCCAAGTTCGTCCGTCTGTACCTGATGCGTTACAGCCTCAAGTTGTACAGTCGCTCCTGCTATAGGATTACGCGTCAGCGAGTCAATCACCTTTCCGGCGATAGAGGCATTGATCAGCGGAGTGGATTGACCGTATGCCGTTACATGTATTCCACAAAGGAAAACCATGCAAAGAAGTGTACTAAAAACACGGTTTCTAGTATTATTTTTCATATTTTTGATTGGTTTTAATATAAAATTTCAATAACAAGCCACAACGCCAATTGAACACTTGTTGTTGATATGAGCCCATCAGGGAGGTAGTTTATACTTCCCTGTTTTTTTGAATATAGCTATCCAATGATGCCCCTGAAGACACCTTAGATCATTGCCACTAAACGATTGAAAGAGTTATTGTATCAACACATGCACATCGGGCTGCACATTCGCAATACAGTGTTAAGGGATAACATAGAGAGTGAGGTAAAGGTTTGTGTTTTCATGTTCTTGGATAAAGGTAAATTTTAATTCATTTTACTGTGTTTTGAAATGTTACTGAACGCTGAAGAGTTGATCTTCAGGAGCTCAGAAACACTGATCAATATTAAATAGTCATAATACAAGTACAAACATACAATAAAATCTACTAAATCAATAGACTTTATTAATTATTTTTAATTTTCCTTTCTGAACAGGTTTTTAAAAGCCTTCAGGCAGCCTTAAATCTCACAAGAATACGCTGCATCTGACAGCTATCTCTCAAGAATAAAAATCGCCGATTAAACATTTTTTAGATTAAATCCTCACCTCCACCCTGATTATTTCAAAATTAATGTTGCAACATACTCCTTTATATCATACTTTTACAGCTTTATTTAAATTAAGTCCAAATAAGAACACATATTAAATGTCTCTTCCCTTACCCAAACTACAAGTCAGATTTTTCAGATACAGTCTGCTTTGCATGCTGATTCTTTTAGTAAATCATACTATTGCACAAGCACAATCCATACAACTTCTTGTCCGGGATGAAAGTAATCGTCCACTTCCGCACGCGACAGTTTACCTCAACAAAAAAGCTACAGGGTCTACCAGCCGGGGCGGCTCATTCAACATCCCTCAGCAATCTTCCAATACATTTCAGCTGACCGTCTCTTCTCTCGGATATCAAACTTATACAGGCATATTACGCACAGACACACTTTCAAATCCCTTTATTATCACGCTAAAAGACAGCAGATCTCTGGATGAGGTAGTTGTCACTGCGGGTAGAAAAGCAGAAAGCATAGATGAAATACCATCTTCTGTATCTATTCTGACACGTAAGGAAATAGAGGCACAGATCAATATCACCTCCAATTTAGCCTCTATACTTGGCAATACGATACCGGGATTGGGAACATCCAACAACAAATCCACTAATTCGGGACAGACTCTGCGGGGACGCGCGGTATTGGTGCTGATTGATGGAATCCCTCAGTCTACTCCATTGATGAATGGCAGTCGCGATCTTCGCACTATAGATCCAGGTGTAATCGAGCGCATTGAAGTAATCAAGGGAGCAACCTCTATATATGGCAACGGATCCGGTGGAGGTATTATCAATTACATCACCAAAAAGAACACAGACAATGTACCTCTCTCCGGACAGACATTTGCAGGAACGTCCTTCAATCCGGTACATCCGGGTCAGACGATGGGCTATCGCTTTGCACAAATGTTTTCAGGCAGGAGCAACAAATTCAGTTATACGGTAAGCGGATCTGCAGATTATACAGGCCTGCAAAGGGATGGAAAAGGCCTTCCTATCGGACAGCAGGATGGTATGTCCAATTCTTATCAGTACAATGCTTTTATCAAACTGGGATACGACCTGGACAGTAACACTTCCATAAGTGCATTCTACAATCTTTACAACAGTACACAACATACACGCTATATCAATCAAGCTGGTGTATACGGAGAATCTCCTGCCATCGGTGTACGTGGAGAAGAACCCGGTGAAAATGCCGGCACTCCATACAACCATAATATTATGATGAACCTGACAAAGCGTAATCTTTTCGGACAGACGCAACTGGATCTCAGCGGATATTACAATTCATTCAGTTCCATGAACAGATATGTACCTTCGGGAACAGCATGGTACGGACCGGGACAAACAAAGATCAACTCCGAGAAAAAAGGAGTCCGAATTAACCTCAACACGCCTTTCCGTATCGGAAATATCCCGACAGAAGTAACATATGGATTGGATTTACTGAATGATGTCACAAATCAAAACCTGACAGATGGCAGAATTTATATTCCGGATATGAATATGGTTAACTTTGCACCATACGCGCAATTGAAAATGGATGTACTGGAAAACCTTATTTTTAAAGGAGGAGTACGCTATGAAAATGCGACCGTCAAGGTAAAAGATTTTAACACCATTGCAACCGGACCTGATGGTCAGGGAAGCATAGCTGTATCAGGAGGAAAGATTCCCTACAAAGCGACTATGTTTAATGCCGGCCTCCGCTATACGAAATATGACATCTTTAATCCTTTTGTTAGTTTCTCTCAGGGTTTTGCTATCAATGAACTCGGGCGTATACTCCGTCGTGCAAAAGCAAATACATTAGATCAGCTGGAGACAGACCCTATTATCACGAATAACTATGAGGTAGGATTTTCGAGTCAGTATAACTGGCTTCATCTATCAGCGGCCTACTACATCAGCACATCCAAGCTTGGAGTCAATCTGGTAGATGTGGGTGGTTTCCTGATGGCACAACGTGAACCTGAAAATGTAAAAGGATATGAACTGGCTGCTGAAGCAAGACTTTCGCCACAATGGACGCTGGGCGCAAACTATGCTTTTGTAGAAGGAAAAGCCAAATTTGACGACGGACGCAAAGTATATCTCAACGGATCACGTATAACTCCGCCCAAAGCCACAGCCTATGTGTATTACAGACCGGCTTCCCATTGGAATCTTCAACTCTTCTGGGTACATACCGGCTCAAGGGATCGTTTTCCACTCAATGACAAAGGAAAATACAACAACAGTGAGGGTCCGATCAAACCTGTGGACTTATTTAATCTGTCCGCAGCATACACGATCAATACCAAATGGAGCCTGGGTCTGGGTGTAGAAAATCTTTTCAACAAGACGTACTATCCTACAGTCAGCCAGTATCGCGCCATAGATGCCGAATATGCCAGAGGTAATGGCATGCAGGCAAATATTAATATCCATTATAAGTTTTAAATATGTTGCGTTCAGCAGTTTTATGGATACATAAGTGGATGGGAATCCTCAGTGGTATAGTTGTACTCTCGCTGGGTATTACGGGATGCCTTTATGTTTTTCAGGAAGAATTGAAACTGCTCTTCTATCCGCAAAAATATTTCTTAGAAAAGAAACACAATGATGCACCTATGCCGCTGAGTACGCTTATTGCCCATGCTCAGGCGGCTATACCGCCATCACACCGTATCACGCGTGCAGACCTCTATCCCGATCCGTCCCGCACATGGATATTCAGAGCATCCAAAACAAATGAAAATGCATTCGGGCACTGGAATTATTACAGTTACTATGACCGTGTCTTTGTAAATCCCTATACCGGAGCAGTCACAGCAGTAGAAGATTCAAAGAATGAATTCTTTCAGTTGGTTCTCCAAATGCACATGAATCTCTTACTCGGAAAAAAGTATGGACACCCGATAGTTGGCTATGCTACTGCAGTATTTGTGCTGTTGCTGATCAGCGGACTCATCCTGTGGTGGCCGAAAAGATGGAAAGGAAAAACATTAAAACGCAGCATATGGATAGACCGGAAGGCCAAATGGAAAAGACTCAACTATGATCTGCACAATGTACTTGGATTTTACAGTCTTTTTATCGGACTCTTAATAGGTATAACAGGATTGGTATTTGCATTTCCAGCGTTTGAAAAATCCTATGTAAACTTTTTCAACCACCTGGGGGCAAGTGAAATTAAACAGGACAAACCCAATTATCCATTTGTATCCGGAACGGAAGCCTCAGCAATGGATAAAGCCCTTTACTTTGCAATCAAAAACTATCCAACGGCGGACATGATGTCTTTGCGCCTTCGTAATGAGGCTGACAAACCTGTGGACATACAGATTCGCTTACAAAAAGATAAAACAAGCCGGTTCAAATGGTATTATTTTGATGCTGTGACAGCACAGATCGTCAATATAAAGAGTGATGACAATCTCTCGGGAGGAGAGAAACTGCGCTCTATGAATTATGATCTTCATGTAGGAAGTATAGGTGGTTTGCCAACTAAAATTCTGGCTTTCTTTATTTCTCTGTTCTGCGCCTCTTTACCTGTTACAGGATATATTCTGTGGTGGCAAAAATCTTCCAAATCCAATAAAAAATCCAACCGCAGAAAAACAAGGCACAGACAACCTGCCTGACGTTAGACCAGATACTCCTGGCTCAGTAGCTCTCGTGATATGCCCAGATATTGACCAATTAAGGTCTTGGAAGCCCCTTGGAATAATTTAGGATATTCAGACAGTAAGAGATCATACTTTCAGCAACAGAATTTTTGAGTAAGGAGGATTATAACCAAAATTATTGGTCATAAATCTAAAAAATTCAAAAATTAAAGGAATAGAATCAAAATAAAAGATCAAAAATTAAAAAACACCCATAAAAATAGACTAAAATCACAAAAATCAAACATAAAAAACCAAAACAACTCCAATTAATCCTAAAAAAATCTGAAAAATTCATTAATAAAAATAAAAAAATACAAATATTATTATTTTTTTGATGCAAAATTTGCATTTAAAAATATAATTACTACCTTTACAGCTCCTCATATTACAATTTATAATTGGTTATTAAAAGGTTTTCATTCTCCCCCGTTTGAAAACCTTTTTATTTTTACACAAAAGCAACTGATTCAGATTTAAAAACATAAAAAAAATTAAAAAATAAACAGAAAATACGCAACATAAACCCACTTACCACAAAAAATAAATCAAAATCTCATCTTTTAATCTAATTCAATACTTTTACACTATAAATACTTACTATTTCCATCACTTTGGCACATGAAAGTCGATAACATAGCAAATAAATTTAAGATTGCTAATCTGTTTGATAAGACTGTTATTCTCCGGCGTCACGAATTTCTCTGCACGAAGAACACAATTGATCAGCACATATACTGGATCGACAGTGGCAGCCTGCGGATTTTTATGATGGATGGCGAAGAGCAACGAAATATCAGATTTGGATATTCCGATAATTTAATTGTTTCTTTAGATTCATTTTTATCGGGCA
Proteins encoded in this region:
- a CDS encoding PepSY-associated TM helix domain-containing protein, with translation MLRSAVLWIHKWMGILSGIVVLSLGITGCLYVFQEELKLLFYPQKYFLEKKHNDAPMPLSTLIAHAQAAIPPSHRITRADLYPDPSRTWIFRASKTNENAFGHWNYYSYYDRVFVNPYTGAVTAVEDSKNEFFQLVLQMHMNLLLGKKYGHPIVGYATAVFVLLLISGLILWWPKRWKGKTLKRSIWIDRKAKWKRLNYDLHNVLGFYSLFIGLLIGITGLVFAFPAFEKSYVNFFNHLGASEIKQDKPNYPFVSGTEASAMDKALYFAIKNYPTADMMSLRLRNEADKPVDIQIRLQKDKTSRFKWYYFDAVTAQIVNIKSDDNLSGGEKLRSMNYDLHVGSIGGLPTKILAFFISLFCASLPVTGYILWWQKSSKSNKKSNRRKTRHRQPA
- a CDS encoding RagB/SusD family nutrient uptake outer membrane protein translates to MKTQYQYIIYLLLGTTLLSGLSSCSDYFLNVDPTQSISGNAIVVDQNTAETAVLGVYSALQSRLYYGGDGYAAMAYLSGGDHIWVGTLNYYNAFPVHEYRPDNTLINNVWYDIYKVVNGANNVIEKVAALSSESITADARNKFTGEAHFLRALAFFDLAKAWGNIPVVLQATKSPSDFSGVKQSDQKTVYAQVLKDLDQAETLLPATVDRNRVTKNTVYALKAKVYLYQENWDKAIEYATKVIGNTNYELVPWSTILGGLNTKESVFELAFSAADQSAHFGSWSSLSYRNQYGPGPEVYQFLQQANVGGDRKALITDNSTATIRNYFIQKLYWRSSGDNPTYILRLAEQYLIRAEARAKSTAPDLQGALSDLNAVRRRANVSVRVLSNKETLLSDIEQERRAEFVLEPHRWFDLVRTGRASTVLGVTDQRKWIFPIPYNDVEVDADLVQNPGYE
- a CDS encoding TonB-dependent receptor — translated: MLILLVNHTIAQAQSIQLLVRDESNRPLPHATVYLNKKATGSTSRGGSFNIPQQSSNTFQLTVSSLGYQTYTGILRTDTLSNPFIITLKDSRSLDEVVVTAGRKAESIDEIPSSVSILTRKEIEAQINITSNLASILGNTIPGLGTSNNKSTNSGQTLRGRAVLVLIDGIPQSTPLMNGSRDLRTIDPGVIERIEVIKGATSIYGNGSGGGIINYITKKNTDNVPLSGQTFAGTSFNPVHPGQTMGYRFAQMFSGRSNKFSYTVSGSADYTGLQRDGKGLPIGQQDGMSNSYQYNAFIKLGYDLDSNTSISAFYNLYNSTQHTRYINQAGVYGESPAIGVRGEEPGENAGTPYNHNIMMNLTKRNLFGQTQLDLSGYYNSFSSMNRYVPSGTAWYGPGQTKINSEKKGVRINLNTPFRIGNIPTEVTYGLDLLNDVTNQNLTDGRIYIPDMNMVNFAPYAQLKMDVLENLIFKGGVRYENATVKVKDFNTIATGPDGQGSIAVSGGKIPYKATMFNAGLRYTKYDIFNPFVSFSQGFAINELGRILRRAKANTLDQLETDPIITNNYEVGFSSQYNWLHLSAAYYISTSKLGVNLVDVGGFLMAQREPENVKGYELAAEARLSPQWTLGANYAFVEGKAKFDDGRKVYLNGSRITPPKATAYVYYRPASHWNLQLFWVHTGSRDRFPLNDKGKYNNSEGPIKPVDLFNLSAAYTINTKWSLGLGVENLFNKTYYPTVSQYRAIDAEYARGNGMQANINIHYKF
- a CDS encoding SusC/RagA family TonB-linked outer membrane protein; this translates as MKNNTRNRVFSTLLCMVFLCGIHVTAYGQSTPLINASIAGKVIDSLTRNPIAGATVQLEAVTHQVQTDELGNFKLVTGQKLPATVIVSVVGYTKRKVVIRSSPAVIVLSQNQDQLDEVVVVGYAQKRRSSETGAITEVKGKALEFQGGVSLSEKIQGLAPGLQIASASGVEGGSALVRLRGATSINANNDPLYIIDGVFINSRSLQNVNAGGQNINPLADINPADIESIEVFKDANATAMYGSRGANGVIIVTTKRGKRNAATRINLNSVIGKATTPKVWSLVTGPEHASILNQQWINDGKSYETRPYRPLSEGGAGNPEDQGTYDRLSLIFRDPVQTTHNLSVAGGGEKTSFFLSGEYTKQPSILKLQDFNRLSFRTNLDHQISSALSIGTSIAYSSTERETVPTGDTGGITNTGLHTPTLTPLFNADGTYNRGERFNNPYVLLENSNSHAYGKHLIGNVFAKWNILKNLSFKSSFSLDDNSYNEVIYYNANLNQGLATNGSGRDVLSTETTWVAEQLLNYIPLSDKEHFLSVFLGNTLQRGFISRASLTGTNYPSTQFTTISSAAVTTASATGRLYNGLISYFGGVNYTFKDRYSLDANVRTDASSRFGANNRWATFPSVGAAWNIAKEDFLRQNLSFINTLQLKGSIGWTGNQGIPDFSSQLLWTGGNNYLDKPGVAPTQLGNENLKWETTRQWNVGLETSLFDRRVSLNVDLYNKYTKDLLLEVPTPAKTGFSSSYQNFGEISNKGFEIELKTLNITNDHFQWNTTFNISHNKNKVEKLSKSFTQYNRDWVRIEEGYPLYSFWLYKQLYVDTQTGNAVYDDSRTGDGKITVDDRQIVGDAWPAIYGSLTNQLSYKNFSFAFNFYFSQGNKVFNMNRYFQEHAGSRGTSWSMLSSMLRSWQEPGDVTDIPRITTLQNPDGSYNHNYESSRFLEDASFIRLKYINIGYTFPTALLGKQTVIKKLGVYFNATNLLTFTGYSGPDPEVNVAQSQAGATVQGLDFSMPPHARVYQFGVNLTL